Part of the Quercus lobata isolate SW786 chromosome 6, ValleyOak3.0 Primary Assembly, whole genome shotgun sequence genome, CAGTACGGTACAGTATAAATGCACTAGATACAAACCATGTTTAAAGTTGAAAACCATCATAATCTTGTAGATGCTTTTGGGCCATCACGTTCTTGTTCTCCAATTTATATAGTTGCAAATCTACAAATAATTTACTTTGAAGATTTTCCTAACAactcttcaaaattttcaaattatgatgCTTTATTCTTTTACTTCGTCTGTGCATGATTCAAACAGTTGCAAGATGACCCTACAATTTTCCAAGTTGATTAAACTCAATACTCATAGTCAACATTAACgccaaaaatttttaaaaagtagcgTACAAACAAATAAAGCTTCAAAATTGATTGTCAtaagctttttaaaaaatgattataatGATAAATGCAATTGTTAATATTAATGACCCGTTTGGTTAtagtgtttaaataacaaaaacgGTTGTTTAAACATCATAATacgtattttcatacattttttttatctatacatattttcataaaacccaaacaatattaccaaaaatATCTTACCAAAGTCACATAATTTGAACTTAACTCGAAAGTTAAATGTAACTTGACACGTTATTCACAAAGATGAACAGTCAATAAATCATTTCAAAAGCCATGTTTATATGGCTAACAAACAACTTTGATttccagccaaaaaaaaaaaacaaactttgaTTGAGCTTGATTGACTGGTGACAAAGCAAAAATACAAGGCCATAATAAAATCAAACCCCGATACCTGTAAATCACATAAAGTTAATTATTGTTCAATTAAGAAGATAAGATTGTTATtcagcataaaaaaaaaaaaaaagaggaagataaGATTGTAGCTTTggggaagaaaaaataataataaaaatgaagaagaagataagattATCTTCGTACAGACACGTATAATGGGTGTCACCTTTTTGTGACCTTGTACACAGGAAATTTAGGTTAACCTAAAATCTTTAACAGGTTTGTGACTTGTCCAACATGCAAAAACCACGTGTCTGATCCATAGAAAAACATTTGATAAGACCTTGACAcgctcttatttttctttacaaagTCATTGAATTTGAAAGCACTTTCACTTCTTTCTAGAAAAGCCAACTAATCACCTCGAGTAGTGCCACCCTACTTTTCCTTCtatataaataaacacaaaaaccataGCTTTTCTTTACGCCACCACACAGAACAAAGAGAGCGAGCTTCAGAACAAGCTGCTGTGGAagtctcttttctcttcttggGAAAGTTTTTCCAAGAAGAAACAGCTTCTTCTACAGCAGCAACACCAACAAAATAAGTTGTTAATAGCTGTTGgatcaaataatattatcagATGGCTCGCTCTCTCACTCAGGCTAAGCTTCTTGCTGAGTCCATTGCAGatggtttttctctctttatcaaCCGGTAAgttataaaatgttcaaaacccactttttattttcgtttaaaaaatgaatatacggtgtattttttttttccttgttatttttgtgtttgataatATCGTAGTACTAGCCATTGATTGGACTTGGAgtgggattttttgtttttactttgatttgttgtcattaaaataaaagaaaaaaaggtacaGTGGATGATAGGATTCTAGctattttgtgtttgatcatATCAGATTGGgccttgatttgattttttgaagaaaacaaatcTAATCTAAATAACCTGCATTGAATGAGACTCAGGGTCTCGAGGAATAGCTCCATGATTTGAGGGGACACGAGTGCAGCGTCCCAACATttgattttgacatttttcGAATCAAAATATGACTTTCTGTTTTTGcccaaacaaaacaacaaatttaacTGAATAATAAGTCCACTGCTAACTGGAGATGAATAGTACcgagttttttcttttgtcacatagtctgataatcttttttttttttttttcttttgtcacatAGTCTGATAATCGAATCAAATGCCTTCTCTTTTTAGTTGGTATGGGGTAAGTTtaggaatttaatttatataattgtttCCTGCATAAATTTCTCGACTTAGAATGGATTTGGgtaaacattattttattagctttttttttattaaaagaaatcagtctttatttaaccaaaaaaataaaaagattttagaAAACTATAGCCTATAAATAAACCAATAGTCTTATAATTCTTTATTAAGACTTAATTAATCGAGCTAAGTTGAAAAGCTACCATATGTACTCGAGTAAAATTGTCGTGATTGGTCCCATTTTTGTCACGCTTTTTGAAGGGCAAAGTCCATAGTATGGCTAAGTTAGGTGCTGGAGTAaagagattttatcaaaataggAGTagtagagatatattagccaaTTAGATAAACCCAAGCTGAATCATACTATGTGGCGAATTAATACATCCAAATGGAGTGAGAAAACTATAAACTACTATCGGAGTCCCATTGCCAACTTACTAACCGATATAGCCTATAATTTTTGTCTTAAAGACGCAGATCACTCGTAGGTTAATTAACTCTTCTTCATGTTTTCAATGAAAACATCCAAATTCAAATCCCCGTCTCTAATGTAACTATCACACCGGAGTTGCTCCCTTTAAGCATACGCAATATTATAGTCTAATACTAATCAACATTTTAGTATTGTTCACTTAGTCCAagagacaaaaaacaaaaaacaatatgGCCAACCCATCATCTTCAGAATTAGAGTACTCTTTACATAAAGCATTATCatattatatttcattattaataagtaaattttCATCAACGCAATTATTAATAGAtagaataaataattgtttAGCTTGTAATGATGATTTATGTCTTGATGGGTGTGGACAGGCGGGGTTATGCGGCTGCATCACATGCCTCAGTGTCGGCAAGCTTAGCTAATGGAGGAGGGTCTAGTAGTAGTAAGAGTAGAATCCTGATgagtaaaatagaagagagGGCTTCGATGAAAGAAGATTGTGGGGCCTCTTCAGCATGGGCCCCAGACCCAGTTACTGGTTACTACAGGCCCATTaatcatgcagcggaaattGATGCAGTCGAGCTTCGAAATCTGCTGTTGAACCACAAGGTGAGAGCACACTAAAAGCCATGGAGGTCACTGACCACATGTGGTTTTATCAGAGGATTCTGTGCTGCCCTTTGGACTTATTGTGGAACCATTTCTGACTCTGTTTGTGGTATTGCACCTTTGTTGAATTATCTATGGCAATGAGTGACTATCTAGTACGTACTGTCGTTTCAGTTATTTACATGGAGAAGTAAACCAGTTACTGTTTAtgtaataataatgatgatgttcctcgtcttttattttatttttttatgctttgtgAGTATATCAACAAATatgcaattcttttttcttttttctttttttgaggagcAAATatgcaattcttttttcttttttctttttttgaggagcAAATATGCAATTCTTAGTTACATACCCCTTTATCTCAACCATATGAACATCTTGAATTTTATAATCAAACGTGataaaatcccaaaaatagttaaaagttTATGTTAACACTATCAGTTTATCTAAGAGATCAAATCATGTCACTAGTTTCAACATTTTCTTGatccatacttttttttttttttcagtctaAAAAGCATGGATTTAACAAAATTTCAGTGTGTTCATGTCCACACAAATTTTTCCATGTTTGTGTCCAATACGACTGTATCACACTTCTAACTTAAAATATGCTCTTGTGATATCTcgaaatgattttattttggaCACGATCAAAACACTTCGGTGACTCGATCATATATAACATCGTTGTGATACAATTTTCTATATATGATGACTAATATAATtgaaaaggaaagggaaagatCTTGCACAATCGAAAATGTTGACCAAGTTACTTCGATTAAATCATTCAGCAAAAGAAAAGTTACTTGGATTAAATCAGTCATTGTTTTCAGCCTCAAATCAACCTTCTTCTACCTCTCTCTTTGGATCaataatcaatcaatcaatcatctGATCACTTTGACCACAATAATGATACAACCATTCaatgtatctctctctctctctctctccctctctctctctctcatttataCATCTAACCAAAATTCGTCttggattttttaaaacttatgaatttatgtattatttcatttttttaatttgagtatttttttttatttgtattaaaaaaataataataacctgGAAACCACTAGTACTTTCAAAGTAAAAGTTTGCCACTCTAATTTATTTGttcatcaaacaaaaaataagtaacTCGAAGACGTGGtggaggggtttttttttttttttttaacaagacaacttattctaaaattttggtcTCTAGGTCAGTAGTTGAGCCAATAGGTCTCCACTCACCAGTTGAACAATAGAgttagtaaataaataaataagtgttATTGATCATAAAAATTAGAGATGTtacatctataatatttttacaataaatcataagtggttagt contains:
- the LOC115951018 gene encoding late embryogenesis abundant protein Lea5-like, with translation MARSLTQAKLLAESIADGFSLFINRRGYAAASHASVSASLANGGGSSSSKSRILMSKIEERASMKEDCGASSAWAPDPVTGYYRPINHAAEIDAVELRNLLLNHKVRAH